In a single window of the Pocillopora verrucosa isolate sample1 chromosome 4, ASM3666991v2, whole genome shotgun sequence genome:
- the LOC131795774 gene encoding protein SLC31A2-like — MYFSVASQTFVIFRGWKVTSASDVGGSFLAVFALAVLYECYKGLHVTLKQRLKTRSYRGSTTSVLASRIHTAIKCRDLVMQFSETCLFVTELAFAYSLMLISMTYNASLFAAVVTGRGMGYYLATPLVDTYITKSEKAGDYSDFRRNSKSTLRKREPLIKGTDI; from the exons ATGTATTTCTCCGTAGCCTCTCAGACGTTCGTGATATTTCGAGGATGGAAAGTGACCTCTGCGAGTG ACGTTGGGGGATCTTTCCTGGCGGTGTTTGCACTAGCAGTCCTGTACGAGTGCTACAAGGGACTTCACGTGACGTTAAAACAACGTTTAAAGACGAGGAGTTACCGCGGGTCAACAACCAGTGTGCTAGCGTCCAGAATACATACCGCTATCAAATG TCGTGACCTCGTGATGCAGTTTTCCGAGACGTGTCTCTTCGTAACCGAACTGGCTTTCGCTTATTCCTTGATGTTGATCAGCATGACATACAACGCGTCTTTATTTGCGGCTGTTGTTACCGGTCGAGGAATGGGTTATTACTTAGCGACGCCACTTGTTGATACCTACATTACCAAAAGCGAAAAGGCTGGTGATTACAGTGACTTTCGACGGAATTCAAAGTCAACACTAAGAAAGCGGGAGCCACTGATCAAAGGAACAGACATATAA